A window from Pseudomonas moraviensis encodes these proteins:
- a CDS encoding DUF1656 domain-containing protein: MIGDLDISGIFLPTLLVLMGITYVLFLLVHGVLQRLHFYRLVWHRALFNVALYAVLLYGVDSLSRYLMT, encoded by the coding sequence ATGATTGGTGATCTGGATATCAGCGGCATTTTCCTGCCGACCCTGCTGGTGCTGATGGGCATTACCTATGTGTTGTTTCTGTTGGTGCATGGCGTGCTGCAGCGCCTGCACTTTTACCGTCTGGTCTGGCACCGGGCATTGTTCAACGTGGCGCTCTACGCCGTGCTGCTGTACGGCGTGGACTCACTCAGTCGATACCTGATGACATGA